Proteins from a single region of Segatella copri:
- a CDS encoding Panacea domain-containing protein, with protein sequence MRSMNKMSAEDIAKLKAVALYVLDKCGETDFIHLFKIIYFAERNLYAKYGQHLVKDTFIAMEHGPVPSHLYDALKLMNGKGNNKDVKAISDSLLPAGGECAWFFVKAGEKPDLDELSKAEIEALDAAIDKYKDMDTKTLSELSHDSAWHEAWDKNHNAVMTSLNIAKAGDASNEFLEYLQEQEFIDSILEA encoded by the coding sequence ATGAGAAGTATGAATAAAATGTCGGCGGAGGATATCGCTAAGCTTAAAGCGGTAGCTTTGTATGTCTTAGACAAATGTGGTGAAACGGATTTCATTCATTTGTTTAAGATTATCTATTTTGCGGAAAGGAATCTCTATGCAAAATATGGTCAACATTTAGTTAAGGATACTTTTATCGCCATGGAACACGGACCGGTTCCCTCTCATCTTTATGATGCCTTGAAATTAATGAATGGCAAGGGAAACAATAAGGATGTCAAAGCTATTAGCGATTCTTTGTTACCTGCTGGTGGGGAATGCGCTTGGTTTTTTGTGAAAGCTGGCGAAAAGCCTGACTTGGACGAATTGAGTAAAGCTGAGATAGAAGCGTTGGATGCTGCCATTGATAAATACAAAGATATGGATACCAAGACTTTGTCTGAGCTATCTCATGATTCTGCCTGGCATGAGGCATGGGATAAAAATCATAATGCTGTTATGACCTCTCTGAATATTGCAAAAGCAGGTGATGCTTCTAATGAGTTTTTAGAGTATCTCCAGGAACAGGAATTTATAGATTCTATTTTGGAGGCTTAG
- a CDS encoding type II toxin-antitoxin system PemK/MazF family toxin, giving the protein MVNFKELLGNNNQLQNLLLDTVEEGEVYRLCLTKEEGIIPKNKGDEGRKKFFVVVGKDQEGNAIGFVLINSEINKHLPESRRKLHYLLKASEYEFLGDQDRFVDCSDFKRISKERFAELFSIDKMKGKINKNDLVEIKKAICSYENISMKLLKRFRLI; this is encoded by the coding sequence ATGGTGAACTTCAAAGAATTGCTGGGAAATAATAATCAGCTTCAAAACTTGCTCCTTGATACAGTTGAGGAGGGTGAAGTTTATCGTCTTTGCCTGACAAAAGAAGAAGGTATTATTCCTAAAAATAAAGGAGATGAAGGGAGAAAGAAGTTCTTTGTAGTTGTGGGTAAAGACCAAGAAGGAAATGCGATTGGTTTTGTACTTATCAACTCAGAAATCAATAAGCACCTTCCTGAAAGTAGAAGGAAATTGCACTATTTATTGAAGGCTTCTGAGTATGAGTTTTTGGGTGACCAAGATAGATTTGTCGATTGCTCTGATTTTAAAAGAATTTCAAAGGAACGATTTGCAGAATTGTTTTCAATAGATAAGATGAAGGGAAAAATTAATAAGAATGATTTGGTAGAAATAAAAAAGGCTATTTGTTCTTATGAGAATATTTCCATGAAGTTGTTGAAACGTTTTAGATTGATATAA
- a CDS encoding protein tyrosine phosphatase produces MDTTKLTREEALRRWNASKENKRKMVEKLENLVRKSCLERTGKEPIGVEVW; encoded by the coding sequence ATGGATACAACAAAGTTAACAAGGGAAGAGGCTCTACGCCGTTGGAATGCTTCTAAGGAAAACAAACGTAAAATGGTGGAGAAACTGGAGAACTTGGTTCGCAAAAGCTGTCTGGAACGTACTGGTAAAGAACCAATAGGGGTAGAAGTATGGTAG